One part of the Mycolicibacterium aromaticivorans JS19b1 = JCM 16368 genome encodes these proteins:
- the proB gene encoding glutamate 5-kinase translates to MSQYRDAVRTARSVVVKIGTTALTTKSGLFDAGRLARLVEAIETRMKAGSDVVIVSSGAIAAGIEPLGLNRRPTDLATKQAAASVGQVALVNAWSAAFTRYDRTVGQVLLTAHDISMRVQHTNAQRTLNRLRSLHAVAIVNENDTVATNEIRFGDNDRLSALVAHLVGADALILLSDIDGLYDADPRKSDARFIPEVTGPDDLGGVVAGEGSRLGTGGMRSKLSSALLAADAGVPVLLAASVDAAAALTDASVGTVFAPRPDRMSARRFWVRYAAEASGALTLDPGAVRAVVKQRRSLLAAGITGVSGRFFGGDVVELRDTDGEMVARGVVAYDAGELTTMIGRSTSDLPAEMRRPAVHADDLVAV, encoded by the coding sequence GTGAGCCAGTATCGCGACGCCGTACGCACAGCGCGCAGCGTCGTCGTCAAGATCGGCACCACGGCACTGACCACGAAATCCGGTTTGTTCGACGCCGGCCGGCTGGCGAGGCTGGTCGAGGCGATCGAGACGCGGATGAAGGCCGGCTCCGACGTCGTGATCGTGTCCTCGGGTGCGATCGCCGCCGGTATCGAGCCGCTCGGGCTGAACCGGCGCCCCACCGATCTGGCGACCAAGCAGGCCGCCGCGAGTGTGGGGCAGGTCGCGCTGGTCAACGCGTGGAGTGCGGCGTTCACCCGCTACGACCGGACCGTCGGCCAGGTGCTGCTGACCGCACACGACATCTCGATGCGGGTGCAGCACACCAACGCGCAGCGCACGCTGAATCGACTGCGCTCACTGCACGCGGTGGCGATCGTCAACGAGAACGACACCGTGGCCACCAACGAGATTCGCTTCGGTGACAACGACCGGCTCTCGGCGCTGGTGGCCCACCTCGTGGGCGCCGACGCGCTGATCCTGCTGTCCGACATCGACGGTCTCTATGACGCCGACCCGCGCAAGTCCGACGCCCGCTTCATCCCGGAAGTGACCGGGCCCGACGACCTCGGCGGGGTGGTGGCCGGTGAGGGTAGCCGGTTGGGCACCGGCGGGATGCGCTCGAAGCTGTCCTCGGCGCTACTTGCCGCAGACGCCGGAGTTCCGGTTCTGCTGGCCGCGTCGGTCGACGCCGCGGCCGCACTGACCGACGCATCGGTGGGCACGGTGTTCGCACCGCGGCCCGACCGGATGTCAGCGCGACGATTCTGGGTTCGCTACGCCGCCGAAGCGTCCGGTGCACTGACGCTCGATCCCGGAGCGGTACGCGCGGTGGTCAAGCAACGCCGGTCGCTGCTGGCCGCGGGCATCACCGGGGTGTCGGGACGGTTCTTCGGCGGGGACGTCGTCGAACTGCGCGATACCGACGGTGAGATGGTCGCCCGCGGGGTGGTGGCCTACGACGCCGGTGAGCTGACGACCATGATCGGCCGGTCGACCTCGGACCTGCCCGCCGAAATGCGGCGTCCCGCAGTGCATGCCGACGACTTGGTGGCCGTCTAG
- a CDS encoding NAD-dependent protein deacetylase, whose amino-acid sequence MESPELVSLLAGRRVAVLTGAGISTDSGIPDYRGPDSPPANPMTIRQFTSSQAFRQRYWARNHLGWRHMAQTMPNAGHRALAHLERAGVVTGIITQNVDLLHTKAGSRNVINLHGTYAQVVCLDCGHTMSRAALADELEAANPGFAERAERLGGIAVAPDADAMVTDTESFRFIDCPSCGGMLKPDIVYFGESVHKDVVAQAYSLMDESDALLVAGSSLTVFSGYRFVRHAAALGMPIAIINRGATRGDALATVTVDSGCSPMLALLADELSGLTSAT is encoded by the coding sequence GTGGAAAGCCCCGAACTGGTCTCGTTGTTGGCGGGCCGGCGCGTGGCCGTGCTCACCGGTGCCGGGATCTCCACCGACTCGGGCATTCCCGACTATCGCGGCCCGGATTCGCCGCCTGCGAATCCGATGACGATTCGTCAGTTCACCTCGAGTCAGGCGTTCCGGCAGCGGTACTGGGCGCGCAATCATCTGGGCTGGCGGCACATGGCCCAGACCATGCCCAATGCCGGGCACCGCGCGCTGGCCCATTTGGAGCGCGCCGGGGTGGTCACCGGCATCATCACTCAGAACGTGGACCTGCTGCACACCAAGGCGGGCAGCCGCAATGTCATCAACCTGCACGGCACCTACGCGCAGGTGGTGTGCCTGGACTGCGGACACACCATGTCGCGCGCGGCTCTGGCCGACGAACTCGAGGCCGCCAACCCGGGATTCGCCGAACGCGCCGAGCGGCTCGGCGGTATCGCCGTCGCGCCCGACGCGGACGCCATGGTCACCGACACCGAGTCGTTCCGGTTCATCGACTGCCCGTCGTGCGGCGGCATGCTCAAGCCCGACATCGTTTACTTCGGCGAGAGTGTGCACAAAGACGTTGTGGCCCAAGCATATTCACTGATGGATGAATCCGACGCACTGCTGGTGGCCGGGTCCTCGTTGACAGTGTTCTCCGGCTACCGGTTCGTGCGCCACGCCGCCGCGCTGGGCATGCCGATCGCGATCATCAACCGCGGCGCCACCCGCGGTGACGCGCTGGCCACCGTCACAGTGGACAGCGGCTGTTCGCCGATGCTGGCGCTGCTGGCCGACGAACTGTCCGGCCTGACCTCCGCGACCTAG
- a CDS encoding YdcF family protein: protein MRRRWKAALGAVLLVVAALIGEIVPAAAQAEPVPAKDFSNPAIVVLGYGLLPDGSMRMILRRRVLTGLAVAQMYPHSPIIVTGGNPQNGVTEAAQMRRMLLTLNFPDSRIIVEDRANSTVQNAQFSVPLAKKAGTSGIILVTSSTHQGRADGDFVDAGANLLATVSYPDGNPTLNITQFAHDVLSPLTNFG, encoded by the coding sequence GTGCGACGTCGATGGAAAGCCGCCTTGGGCGCCGTGCTCCTCGTTGTCGCCGCGCTGATCGGCGAGATCGTGCCGGCTGCCGCCCAGGCCGAACCGGTGCCCGCCAAGGACTTCTCCAACCCGGCGATCGTCGTTCTGGGCTACGGCCTGCTGCCGGACGGTTCGATGCGGATGATCCTGCGGCGCCGCGTGCTGACCGGGCTCGCGGTGGCGCAGATGTACCCGCACTCCCCGATCATCGTCACCGGTGGTAACCCGCAGAACGGCGTGACCGAAGCCGCCCAGATGCGCCGCATGCTGTTGACTCTCAACTTCCCCGACAGCCGGATCATCGTCGAGGACCGGGCCAACAGCACGGTGCAGAACGCGCAGTTCTCGGTGCCGCTGGCCAAGAAAGCCGGCACCTCGGGCATCATCCTGGTGACGTCGTCGACCCATCAGGGCCGCGCTGACGGCGATTTCGTCGACGCCGGCGCCAATCTGCTGGCCACCGTGAGCTATCCGGACGGCAACCCGACGCTGAACATCACGCAGTTCGCTCACGACGTACTGAGCCCGCTCACCAACTTCGGCTAG
- a CDS encoding NAD(+) synthase, with translation MDFYSAYRHGFVRVAACTHHTVLADPAANAESVLRIARANHDDSVAVTVFPELTLSGYSIEDILLQDSLLDAVEDALLDIVAASADLFGVLVVGAPLRYLHRIYNTAVVIHRGAVLGAVPKSYLPNYREFYERRQVAAGDDMAGTIRIGGADVPFGPDLLFGADDVSGLVLHVEICEDMFVPIPPSAEAALAGATVLANLSGSPITIGRAEDRKLLARSASARCLAAYIYAAAGEGESSTDLAWDGQTMIYENGRLLAESERFPKGERRSVADVDLDLLRSERLRMGTFDDNRRHHQDRLTSFRRIGFRLDPPSGDIGLMREVERFPFVPSDPRRLEQDCYEGYNIQVAGLEQRLRALNYPKLVIGVSGGLDSTHALIVAARAMDREGRPRSDILAFTMPGFATGERTKSNAIKLSQALGVTFSELDIRDTATLMLTEIGHPFSYGEKVYDVTFENVQAGLRTDYLFRIANQRGGIVLGTGDLSELGLGWSTYGVGDQMSHYNVNGGVPKTLIQHLIRWVISSGEFSDEVGDILQSVLDTEITPELVPTGEDEEIQSSEAKVGPYSLQDFSLFQVLRYGFRPSKIAFLAWHAWNDPVGGAWPPGYPEGKRPAYSLKEIRHWLSVFAQRYYSFSQFKRSALPNGPKVSHGGSLSPRGDWRAPSDMSARIWLAEIEQEIPED, from the coding sequence ATGGATTTCTACTCCGCCTACCGGCACGGGTTCGTGCGGGTCGCTGCCTGCACGCACCACACGGTGCTGGCAGACCCCGCCGCCAACGCCGAGTCGGTGCTGCGGATCGCGCGGGCCAACCACGACGACAGCGTCGCGGTGACGGTGTTCCCCGAGCTCACCTTGTCGGGCTATTCGATCGAGGACATCCTGCTGCAGGACTCGCTGCTCGACGCCGTTGAGGACGCCCTGCTCGACATCGTCGCTGCGTCGGCCGATCTGTTCGGCGTGCTGGTGGTCGGTGCGCCGCTGCGGTATCTGCATCGCATCTACAACACCGCGGTGGTCATCCACCGCGGGGCGGTGCTCGGGGCGGTGCCGAAGTCCTATCTGCCGAACTACCGCGAGTTCTACGAACGTCGTCAGGTCGCGGCCGGTGACGACATGGCCGGCACGATCCGCATCGGCGGTGCCGACGTGCCGTTCGGCCCGGACCTGTTGTTCGGCGCCGACGACGTGTCCGGGTTGGTGTTGCACGTCGAGATCTGCGAGGACATGTTCGTCCCGATTCCGCCGAGCGCCGAGGCCGCCCTGGCGGGTGCGACGGTGTTGGCGAACCTATCCGGTAGCCCGATCACGATCGGCCGGGCCGAGGACCGCAAGCTCTTGGCCCGGTCGGCGTCGGCGCGCTGCCTGGCCGCCTACATCTACGCCGCGGCCGGCGAGGGGGAGTCCAGCACCGACCTGGCTTGGGACGGCCAGACGATGATCTACGAAAACGGCCGTCTGCTGGCTGAATCCGAGCGATTCCCGAAGGGGGAGCGACGTTCGGTCGCCGACGTCGACCTGGACCTGTTGCGCTCTGAGCGGCTCCGGATGGGCACCTTCGACGACAATCGTCGCCATCATCAGGATCGGTTGACGTCGTTCCGGCGCATCGGGTTCCGCCTCGACCCGCCGAGCGGGGACATCGGATTGATGCGCGAGGTGGAGCGGTTCCCGTTCGTGCCGAGCGATCCGCGTCGCCTGGAGCAGGATTGCTACGAGGGCTACAACATCCAGGTCGCCGGACTCGAGCAGCGACTGCGGGCGCTCAACTATCCGAAGCTCGTGATCGGGGTGTCCGGCGGCTTGGACTCGACGCACGCCCTCATCGTGGCCGCCCGTGCGATGGACCGGGAAGGCCGGCCGCGCAGCGACATCCTGGCGTTCACCATGCCCGGTTTCGCGACCGGTGAGCGCACCAAGAGCAACGCGATCAAGCTGTCGCAAGCCTTGGGGGTCACGTTCTCCGAGTTGGACATTCGGGACACCGCCACGCTGATGCTGACGGAAATCGGTCACCCGTTCTCTTACGGCGAGAAGGTGTACGACGTGACCTTCGAGAACGTGCAGGCGGGTCTGCGCACCGACTACTTGTTCCGGATCGCCAATCAGCGCGGCGGGATCGTGCTGGGCACCGGTGACCTCTCCGAACTCGGCCTGGGCTGGTCGACCTACGGGGTCGGCGATCAGATGTCGCACTACAACGTCAACGGTGGAGTACCGAAAACCCTTATCCAGCATCTGATCCGGTGGGTGATCTCATCCGGAGAGTTCTCCGATGAGGTCGGCGATATCCTGCAGTCGGTGCTCGACACCGAGATCACCCCCGAACTGGTGCCGACCGGTGAGGACGAGGAGATCCAGAGCAGCGAAGCCAAAGTCGGCCCGTACTCGCTGCAGGACTTCTCGCTGTTCCAGGTGTTGAGGTACGGCTTCCGGCCATCCAAGATCGCGTTTCTGGCCTGGCATGCGTGGAACGATCCCGTGGGCGGAGCCTGGCCGCCGGGCTACCCAGAAGGCAAGCGTCCGGCATACTCGCTCAAGGAGATTCGGCACTGGCTCAGTGTCTTCGCGCAGCGCTACTACTCGTTCAGCCAGTTCAAGCGGTCGGCACTGCCGAACGGGCCCAAGGTGTCGCACGGTGGATCGCTGTCGCCGCGCGGTGATTGGCGGGCGCCGTCGGACATGTCGGCGCGGATCTGGCTGGCCGAGATCGAGCAGGAGATCCCGGAGGACTGA
- a CDS encoding enoyl-CoA hydratase/isomerase family protein: MTHSDSPRPPEGDWLGTPFLTFTREGAFGVCTLDRPEARNAMTPAMYFGIKYAVNHVGADPDLAGLLITGTGDVFAPGGDMGGGGVDNWLTFGAALGMDALPFDTLRQSAKPVVAAVNGLCQGGGLQIALCADMAVVSDRATFRVPELYRGIADTYYSQMLARLIGPVRTRDLMFTGRTLTADEALDWGMIARVVPHDDLAETARDILAQCCRTAPVARSVVKSSIDNYLGLYDRIGMQRSLGSPESIEGFMAFKERRSPDWVHPDLRIDGRL, from the coding sequence ATGACACACAGCGACAGTCCGCGACCGCCCGAGGGTGACTGGCTCGGTACTCCGTTCTTGACGTTCACCCGGGAGGGCGCGTTCGGGGTGTGCACCCTGGACCGTCCCGAGGCGCGCAACGCCATGACACCGGCGATGTACTTCGGCATCAAATACGCGGTCAACCACGTCGGGGCGGATCCGGATCTGGCCGGCCTGCTCATCACCGGCACCGGCGACGTGTTCGCCCCCGGCGGCGACATGGGCGGCGGCGGGGTGGACAACTGGCTGACGTTCGGGGCGGCGTTGGGCATGGACGCGTTGCCGTTCGACACGCTGCGACAGTCCGCCAAACCGGTGGTGGCCGCCGTCAACGGACTGTGTCAGGGCGGCGGCCTTCAGATCGCGTTGTGCGCCGACATGGCGGTGGTCAGCGACCGCGCGACATTCCGCGTCCCGGAGCTCTACCGCGGGATCGCCGACACCTACTACAGCCAGATGCTGGCCCGGCTGATCGGGCCGGTCCGGACGCGTGACCTGATGTTCACCGGCCGCACGCTGACCGCCGACGAGGCGCTGGACTGGGGCATGATCGCCCGGGTGGTTCCGCACGACGACCTGGCCGAGACGGCACGGGACATCCTCGCCCAGTGCTGCCGCACGGCTCCTGTCGCGCGGTCGGTCGTCAAGTCGAGCATCGACAACTACCTGGGCCTCTACGACCGGATCGGTATGCAGCGCAGTCTCGGTTCGCCGGAGTCAATCGAAGGTTTCATGGCGTTCAAGGAACGCCGCTCGCCGGACTGGGTGCACCCGGATCTGCGCATCGACGGCAGGCTGTAG
- a CDS encoding ribokinase has protein sequence MVRVCVVGSVNVDQFFRMTALPHAGETVLGSSVVTAPGGKGGNQAVAAARAGADVQFVGAVGTDREGDELRAHLHTNGVRLDGVEALSVPSGRAVILVDDHGENMIVVAPGANGHLTLNAAARAVIADCEVLLVQLEVPVATAVAAAREARSVGATVMVNASPVSTDPGLAELAEVTDVVIVNEAEEPHWRWTTEHLVVTRGSRGATYRGPHGAVEIPSPEVEAIDTTGAGDVFAGVLASSWADGHDRALRRACAAGALATLIAGAGDCAPRSEAIDDVLTQY, from the coding sequence GTGGTAAGAGTGTGCGTGGTGGGCAGCGTGAACGTCGATCAGTTCTTCCGGATGACTGCGTTGCCCCATGCCGGCGAGACGGTTCTGGGTTCCTCGGTGGTGACCGCCCCCGGCGGAAAAGGTGGCAACCAGGCGGTGGCCGCGGCCCGCGCCGGCGCCGATGTGCAGTTCGTCGGGGCGGTCGGCACCGACCGGGAGGGTGATGAGTTACGGGCCCATCTGCACACCAACGGCGTTCGACTCGACGGTGTGGAGGCGTTGTCGGTTCCCAGCGGCCGGGCGGTCATCCTGGTCGATGACCACGGCGAGAACATGATCGTGGTGGCGCCCGGAGCCAACGGGCATCTGACGCTCAACGCGGCCGCCCGCGCCGTCATCGCCGACTGCGAGGTGCTGCTCGTCCAGTTGGAGGTGCCGGTCGCGACGGCCGTGGCGGCCGCCCGGGAGGCGCGTTCCGTCGGGGCGACGGTGATGGTGAACGCCTCCCCGGTCAGTACCGACCCGGGTCTGGCCGAGCTGGCCGAAGTCACCGACGTCGTCATCGTCAACGAAGCCGAGGAACCGCACTGGCGTTGGACCACAGAACATCTCGTGGTGACCCGGGGCTCCCGCGGCGCGACGTACCGCGGCCCGCACGGCGCTGTCGAAATCCCGAGTCCCGAGGTCGAGGCGATCGACACCACCGGCGCAGGCGATGTCTTCGCGGGCGTGCTCGCGTCCAGCTGGGCGGACGGCCATGACCGCGCACTGCGGCGGGCCTGCGCCGCAGGGGCGCTGGCGACCCTGATCGCCGGCGCCGGCGATTGCGCACCGCGCAGCGAGGCGATCGACGACGTCCTCACCCAGTACTGA
- a CDS encoding glutamate-5-semialdehyde dehydrogenase, with amino-acid sequence MSVETQTSALELRDQVHDAARRARVASRTLGTLTTTVKNRALHAAADAVLAHADAILAANAADLDAARAAGTAEAMLDRLALNPQRIDGIAAGLRQVAGLPDPIGEVLRGRTLPNGLHLRQQRVPLGVVGIVYEGRPNVTVDAFGLTLKSGNAVLLRGSSSAAKSNAALVAALRGALAAEGLPEDAVQLLPSADRSSVTHLIQARGLVDVVIPRGGAGLIDAVVRDATVPTIETGVGNCHVYVHSAADIDVAERIILNAKTRRPSVCNAAETLLVDQALADTALPRLVDALSRAGVTVHDNPTEDDLRAEFLSMDIAVAKVADLDAAIEHINTYGTGHTEAIVTTDLEAAQRFTERVDAAAVMVNASTAFTDGEQFGFGAEIGISTQKLHARGPMGLPELTSTKWIVWGDGHTRPA; translated from the coding sequence ATGAGTGTCGAGACGCAGACTTCGGCTCTGGAGCTGCGCGATCAGGTTCACGACGCCGCCCGCCGCGCGAGGGTCGCTTCACGCACCCTCGGAACGCTGACCACCACCGTCAAAAATCGCGCCCTGCACGCGGCCGCGGACGCCGTACTGGCCCACGCGGACGCGATCCTGGCCGCCAATGCCGCCGACCTCGACGCCGCGCGAGCTGCGGGCACCGCGGAGGCGATGCTGGACCGGCTGGCGCTCAACCCGCAGCGCATCGACGGCATCGCCGCCGGTCTGCGTCAGGTCGCCGGACTGCCGGACCCAATCGGTGAAGTGTTGCGCGGCCGCACCCTGCCCAACGGGTTGCACCTGCGCCAGCAGCGGGTGCCGCTCGGCGTGGTCGGAATCGTCTACGAAGGCCGGCCCAACGTCACAGTCGACGCCTTCGGACTCACCCTCAAATCCGGTAACGCCGTGCTGCTGCGCGGCAGCTCCTCGGCCGCCAAATCCAACGCGGCGCTCGTGGCTGCGCTGCGCGGAGCCCTGGCCGCCGAAGGGCTGCCCGAAGACGCGGTTCAGCTCCTACCCAGTGCCGACCGCTCCAGCGTCACCCACCTCATCCAGGCCCGCGGGTTGGTGGACGTGGTGATCCCGCGCGGCGGGGCCGGTCTCATCGACGCCGTCGTGCGCGATGCCACGGTGCCGACCATCGAAACCGGCGTCGGCAACTGCCACGTCTACGTTCACTCCGCCGCCGACATCGACGTAGCCGAACGAATCATCCTCAACGCGAAGACCCGTCGGCCCAGCGTCTGCAATGCGGCCGAGACCCTGTTGGTCGACCAGGCGCTGGCCGACACCGCGCTACCTCGCCTGGTCGACGCCCTGAGCCGGGCCGGCGTCACCGTCCACGACAACCCGACTGAGGACGACCTGCGGGCGGAATTCCTGTCGATGGACATCGCGGTGGCCAAGGTGGCCGACCTCGACGCCGCCATCGAGCACATCAACACCTACGGCACCGGGCACACCGAGGCGATCGTCACCACCGATCTCGAAGCGGCGCAACGGTTCACCGAACGGGTGGACGCCGCCGCGGTGATGGTCAACGCCTCGACGGCATTCACCGACGGCGAGCAGTTCGGCTTCGGAGCCGAGATCGGCATCTCCACCCAGAAGCTGCATGCCCGCGGCCCGATGGGTTTGCCCGAATTGACGTCAACCAAGTGGATCGTCTGGGGAGACGGCCACACCCGACCTGCCTGA
- a CDS encoding AAA family ATPase — translation MTETPARPAPLFADIEDVATRLAETGYLPDTATATAVFLADRLGKPLLVEGPAGVGKTELARAVAQTTGSGLVRLQCYEGVDEARALYEWNHAKQILRMQSGSNDWDQAKSDIFSEEFLLSRPLLTAIRRTEPTVLLIDETDKADIEIEGLLLEVLSDFAVTVPELGTITASRTPFVVLTSNATRELSEALKRRCLFLHIDFPDPDLERRILLSRVPELPESLAAELVRIIGVLRGMQLKKVPSVAETIDWGRTILALGMDTIDDATIAATLGVVLKHQSDQQRATGELRLN, via the coding sequence GTGACTGAAACCCCGGCCCGCCCGGCGCCGCTGTTCGCCGACATCGAGGATGTCGCCACGCGGCTGGCCGAGACCGGCTACTTGCCCGACACCGCCACTGCCACCGCGGTGTTCCTCGCCGACCGGCTGGGCAAGCCGCTACTGGTCGAAGGGCCGGCCGGGGTCGGCAAGACCGAGCTCGCTCGCGCCGTCGCCCAGACCACCGGGTCGGGCCTGGTGCGTCTGCAGTGCTACGAGGGCGTCGACGAGGCACGCGCGCTCTACGAGTGGAACCACGCCAAGCAGATCCTGCGGATGCAGTCCGGGTCGAACGACTGGGATCAGGCCAAGTCCGACATCTTCAGCGAGGAATTCCTGCTGTCGCGTCCGCTGCTGACCGCGATCCGGCGCACCGAGCCCACCGTGCTGCTGATCGACGAAACCGACAAGGCCGACATCGAGATCGAAGGCCTGCTCCTCGAGGTGCTCAGCGACTTCGCGGTCACCGTCCCCGAATTGGGCACGATCACCGCCTCGCGCACTCCGTTCGTGGTGCTGACGTCCAACGCCACCCGGGAACTGTCCGAGGCGCTCAAGCGCCGCTGCCTGTTCCTGCACATCGACTTCCCCGACCCCGACCTCGAGCGGCGCATCCTGCTCTCGCGGGTGCCCGAACTGCCCGAATCGCTGGCCGCCGAACTGGTTCGCATCATCGGGGTGCTGCGCGGTATGCAGCTCAAGAAGGTGCCGTCGGTCGCCGAGACCATCGACTGGGGCCGCACCATTCTGGCCCTCGGGATGGACACCATCGACGACGCCACCATCGCCGCGACGCTCGGGGTGGTGCTCAAACACCAGTCCGATCAGCAGCGCGCCACCGGCGAACTTCGGCTGAACTAG
- a CDS encoding vWA domain-containing protein codes for MAVRRVRPAQPLAPHGLPGHLVGFVEALRAQGISVGPSETVDAGRVLTVLGLGEREALREGLACAVLRRADHRQTYDALFDLWWPAALGGRTVLVDEDADDEPQQSLPPEDIEAVREMLLDLLADNPDIGDMDERLVAMIAQIVEAYGRYTSSRGPSYSSYQALKAMGLDELEGRLLAGLLAPHDDDPSPTQEQIAKALAAQKIAQLRRMVESETKRRTAEQLGRDHVQMYGIPQLSENVEFLRASGDQLREMRKVVGPLARMLATRLAARRRRSRSGSIDLRKTLRKSMSTGGVPIDVVLRKPRPARPELVVLCDVSGSVAGFSHFTLLLVNALRQQFSRVRVFAFIDTTDEVTHLFGPDADLAVAIQRITREAGVYTRDGHSDYGNAFVSFTENFHNVLSPRSSLLVLGDGRTNYRNPAVDVLAHMVTSSRHAHWLNPEPRHLWGSGDSAVPRYEDVITMHECRSAKQLAAVIDQLLPV; via the coding sequence ATGGCCGTCCGCAGGGTGCGTCCCGCACAGCCGCTGGCCCCGCACGGGCTGCCCGGGCATCTGGTCGGCTTCGTCGAAGCGCTACGCGCCCAAGGCATCTCAGTGGGTCCCTCGGAGACCGTCGACGCGGGACGGGTGCTGACGGTGCTCGGCCTTGGGGAGCGTGAGGCGCTGCGCGAGGGACTGGCCTGTGCAGTGTTGCGGCGTGCTGACCACCGGCAAACCTATGACGCGCTGTTCGACCTGTGGTGGCCTGCCGCGCTGGGCGGGCGCACCGTGCTGGTCGACGAAGACGCCGACGACGAGCCCCAGCAGAGCCTGCCGCCCGAGGACATCGAGGCCGTGCGGGAAATGCTGCTGGACCTGCTGGCCGACAATCCAGACATCGGCGACATGGACGAGCGGCTGGTCGCGATGATCGCCCAGATCGTTGAGGCCTACGGCCGCTACACCTCGAGTCGCGGCCCGTCGTACTCGTCGTATCAGGCGCTCAAAGCGATGGGACTCGACGAGCTGGAAGGCCGGCTGCTGGCCGGCCTGCTCGCACCGCACGACGACGACCCCAGCCCCACCCAAGAGCAGATCGCCAAAGCGCTTGCTGCGCAGAAGATCGCGCAGCTTCGGCGGATGGTGGAGAGCGAGACCAAGCGGCGCACCGCCGAACAGCTGGGCCGCGACCATGTCCAGATGTACGGCATCCCGCAGCTGTCCGAGAACGTCGAGTTCCTGCGGGCGTCCGGCGATCAGCTGCGCGAGATGCGCAAGGTCGTCGGCCCGCTGGCGCGGATGCTGGCAACCCGCCTGGCGGCCCGCCGCCGTCGATCCCGTTCCGGTTCCATCGACCTGCGCAAGACGCTGCGTAAGTCGATGTCGACCGGGGGTGTCCCGATCGACGTGGTGCTGCGCAAGCCGCGCCCGGCGCGGCCGGAACTCGTTGTGCTATGCGATGTCTCGGGTTCAGTGGCCGGCTTCAGTCACTTCACCCTGCTGCTCGTCAACGCTCTGCGTCAGCAGTTCTCCCGGGTTCGGGTGTTCGCCTTCATCGACACCACCGACGAGGTGACGCACCTGTTCGGCCCGGACGCCGACCTCGCGGTCGCGATCCAGCGCATCACCCGCGAGGCGGGGGTGTACACCCGCGACGGGCACTCCGACTACGGCAACGCATTCGTCTCGTTCACCGAGAACTTCCACAACGTGTTGTCACCTCGCAGTTCGCTTTTGGTGCTCGGCGACGGTCGCACCAACTACCGTAATCCTGCGGTCGATGTGCTGGCCCACATGGTCACATCGAGCCGGCATGCGCACTGGCTCAATCCCGAGCCACGGCACCTCTGGGGCAGCGGCGATTCGGCGGTCCCGCGCTACGAAGACGTCATCACCATGCACGAATGCCGGTCGGCCAAGCAGCTCGCCGCGGTGATCGACCAGCTGCTGCCGGTCTAG